Genomic segment of Gloeocapsa sp. PCC 7428:
ACAGACTGGCTAAAATAACAAAATACGGTTAATTAATTATAAATTAAACTCTCAGACCTATTCCTATTTCATAATTATTTATTCTCCTCTGCTCCTCTGCTTCCTCTGCTCGCGTATGCTGAAGTTTAGAGTTAAGTAATTACTATGGCTGCTGCGAATCGTAAATCTTCGGATAGTCCCTATGTTTACCGCGAGTTTGGCGGCGACAATTCCCCTGCACTCGAACGCGGAACCCAGGAATTACCACCTGCGCAACAAAATCTCCGCGTCCAAGCTTCGCGTAAAGGACGCAAGGGTAAAACAGTAACGGTAATTACTGGTTTTCAAACAAAACCCGAAAATTTAACTGCACTGGTAAAGCAGTTAAAAACGCAATGCGGTACTGGCGGAACTGTCAAAGATAACGAAATTGAAATTCAAGGCGATCACAAGCAAAAAATCGTGGAAATCCTTACTCAACTAGGCTATAAAGCAAAAATCAGTGGTGGCTAAGCCCTGTGTTAGTATAAATACAATTTAAGACTATCTTAAGA
This window contains:
- a CDS encoding translation initiation factor, whose product is MAAANRKSSDSPYVYREFGGDNSPALERGTQELPPAQQNLRVQASRKGRKGKTVTVITGFQTKPENLTALVKQLKTQCGTGGTVKDNEIEIQGDHKQKIVEILTQLGYKAKISGG